Proteins co-encoded in one Stenotrophomonas maltophilia genomic window:
- a CDS encoding dodecin family protein: MSVAKVIEITASSPKSVEDAVRSGLKKVSETVKGIQGAWVNETKVVTNGSGEITEWRVNLRVTFLVE; encoded by the coding sequence ATGTCGGTCGCCAAGGTCATCGAAATCACCGCCTCCTCGCCGAAAAGTGTCGAGGACGCCGTACGCAGCGGTTTGAAGAAGGTCTCCGAGACGGTCAAGGGCATCCAGGGCGCCTGGGTGAACGAGACCAAGGTGGTGACCAACGGCAGCGGCGAGATCACCGAATGGCGGGTCAACCTGCGGGTGACCTTCCTGGTCGAATAA
- a CDS encoding shikimate kinase, giving the protein MNPAPNLILIGPMGAGKTCIGRRLAERFTLDFVDVDQAIVDAAGASIPTIFEHSGETGFRAHEREALAHVLAGRGQLVSTGGGAVLDPGNRALIAQRGFVVYLRVSVTAQLERLARDKGRPLLQRPDREQVLHDLAAHRDPLYRELADLTLDTDPYTAADATAQLVVKLATQWQRQDLTA; this is encoded by the coding sequence ATGAATCCTGCTCCGAACCTGATCCTGATCGGCCCGATGGGCGCCGGCAAAACCTGCATCGGCCGCCGCCTCGCCGAGCGCTTCACGCTGGACTTCGTCGATGTCGACCAGGCCATCGTCGACGCCGCCGGCGCCAGCATTCCGACCATTTTCGAGCACTCCGGGGAAACCGGCTTCCGCGCCCACGAACGCGAGGCGCTGGCCCACGTGCTGGCAGGCCGCGGCCAGCTGGTTTCCACCGGTGGCGGCGCGGTGCTCGATCCGGGCAACCGTGCCCTGATCGCCCAGCGCGGCTTCGTGGTCTACCTGCGGGTCAGCGTGACCGCACAACTGGAACGGCTGGCCCGCGACAAGGGCCGGCCGCTGCTGCAACGCCCGGACCGCGAGCAGGTGCTGCATGACCTGGCCGCGCACCGCGACCCGCTCTACCGCGAGCTGGCCGACCTCACTCTCGATACCGACCCCTACACCGCTGCCGATGCGACCGCCCAGCTGGTGGTCAAGCTGGCCACGCAATGGCAGCGCCAGGACCTGACCGCATGA
- a CDS encoding WGR domain-containing protein has protein sequence MHVYLQHPDAGAQAPRFLRLNLQPDLFGGWELLRESGRVGGRSQLRRELFLQADDARHAFEKARDAELHRGFQILSHGD, from the coding sequence ATGCACGTCTACCTGCAACATCCCGACGCCGGTGCGCAGGCACCGCGCTTCCTGCGCCTGAACCTGCAGCCGGACCTGTTCGGCGGCTGGGAGCTGCTGCGCGAGAGCGGCCGCGTCGGTGGCCGCTCGCAGCTGCGGCGTGAGCTGTTCCTGCAGGCCGACGATGCCCGACATGCCTTCGAGAAGGCCCGCGATGCCGAACTGCATCGCGGCTTCCAGATCCTTTCGCACGGCGACTGA
- a CDS encoding kinase has product MAAAAYMPQVKGFPETLAEQALDDALGSGAAVPVLAISGLQGSGKSTLAAQVVARAQARGLNAATLSIDDVYLTRAQRQRLARQVHPLLITRGPPGTHDLPLAHAVLDAVAARHPFALPRFDKLADERLPQAQWPRIERPLDLLVFEGWFLGTPAQADDALHSPLNALEREADADGRWRRWCNQALARDYPALWQRCDRLWFLQPPDFSVVPRWRWQQEQNLQAAQPGRHGMSRPQLERFVQYYERVSRQALQALPALADHVVVLDGQRQVQALR; this is encoded by the coding sequence ATGGCCGCTGCTGCGTATATGCCCCAGGTGAAAGGATTCCCCGAAACATTGGCCGAACAGGCGCTGGACGATGCGCTGGGCAGCGGCGCAGCGGTTCCAGTATTGGCGATCAGCGGCCTGCAGGGGAGCGGCAAATCGACGCTGGCCGCACAGGTGGTGGCGCGCGCACAGGCGCGCGGCCTCAACGCGGCGACGCTGTCCATCGATGACGTCTACCTGACCCGCGCCCAGCGCCAGCGGCTGGCCCGCCAGGTGCATCCGCTGCTGATCACCCGTGGCCCACCCGGCACCCATGACCTGCCACTGGCCCACGCCGTGCTCGACGCAGTGGCCGCGCGGCACCCCTTCGCCCTGCCCCGCTTCGACAAGCTGGCCGACGAGCGCCTGCCCCAGGCGCAGTGGCCGCGAATTGAACGGCCGCTCGATCTGCTGGTGTTCGAAGGCTGGTTCCTGGGCACGCCGGCGCAGGCCGACGACGCGCTGCACAGCCCGCTGAACGCACTGGAACGCGAAGCCGACGCCGACGGCCGCTGGCGTCGCTGGTGCAACCAGGCGCTGGCCCGCGACTACCCGGCGCTGTGGCAGCGCTGCGACCGCCTGTGGTTCCTGCAGCCGCCGGATTTTTCGGTGGTGCCGCGCTGGCGCTGGCAGCAGGAGCAGAACCTGCAGGCCGCACAGCCGGGCCGGCACGGCATGAGCCGGCCACAGCTGGAGCGCTTCGTGCAGTACTACGAGCGGGTCAGCCGGCAGGCGCTGCAGGCCTTGCCGGCGCTGGCCGACCACGTGGTGGTGCTGGACGGCCAGCGCCAGGTGCAGGCACTGCGCTGA
- a CDS encoding DoxX family protein, which translates to MPAWRCLFAVPPPRRGVEALLLLLARIVAGVMFCVSGWNKVFTDAGRERMVHTLVEAGIPFPVFSAPVLGAIEWIAGGLLVLGLLSRPSALLLAAICAVAALTDGIARIPAGLGVLDWLSWFFYLSEVPLGVLLLWIAAVGSGRFAFDARRRAQLL; encoded by the coding sequence ATGCCTGCCTGGCGTTGCCTGTTTGCCGTGCCGCCGCCGCGCCGCGGCGTGGAAGCGTTGCTGTTGTTGCTGGCCCGCATCGTGGCCGGGGTGATGTTCTGCGTCTCCGGCTGGAACAAGGTGTTCACCGATGCGGGGCGCGAGCGCATGGTGCATACGCTGGTCGAGGCGGGCATCCCGTTTCCGGTGTTCAGTGCGCCGGTGCTCGGGGCCATTGAATGGATTGCCGGTGGCCTGTTGGTGCTGGGCCTGTTGAGCCGCCCGTCGGCCCTGCTGCTGGCGGCGATCTGCGCGGTGGCGGCGCTGACCGACGGCATCGCGCGCATTCCGGCCGGGCTGGGCGTGCTGGATTGGCTGAGCTGGTTCTTCTATCTGAGCGAAGTGCCGCTGGGCGTGCTGTTGCTGTGGATTGCAGCGGTGGGCAGTGGCCGCTTCGCCTTCGACGCGCGCCGTCGCGCGCAGCTTCTGTAG
- the aroB gene encoding 3-dehydroquinate synthase, translated as MTSPALLQVAVGGDRPYSITIGAGAQADGTALASHVRGRHVLLLSDSEVAPRYLAAVKQTLLAARPDLIIGEHVLAAGEASKTLAEFGHAIEALAALGATRDACVFALGGGVVGDLAGFAAACWMRGVDCVQLPTTLLAMVDSSVGGKTAVDIPAGKNLVGAFHPPRAVIADTRVLATLPPRELRAGLAEVVKYGALGDAVFFEWLQQHADALLAGEDAVLSEAIARSCRHKAAIVERDPFEKGERALLNLGHTFGHAIETEQGYSAPGRDALNHGEAVAVGMVLAAQLSTDLGLADDADRARLQALLERLGLPVTIPAGLDPQALLGRMRLDKKNVAGRLRLVLWRGMGRAEVVPDVDEAAVLKVLSVR; from the coding sequence ATGACCTCCCCCGCTCTGCTGCAGGTCGCCGTTGGCGGCGACCGCCCCTACTCCATCACCATCGGCGCCGGTGCACAGGCCGACGGCACTGCGCTGGCCTCGCATGTGCGCGGCCGTCACGTGCTGCTGCTCAGCGACAGCGAAGTGGCGCCGCGCTACCTGGCGGCGGTGAAGCAGACGCTGCTGGCCGCACGCCCGGACCTGATCATCGGCGAGCACGTGCTGGCTGCCGGTGAAGCCTCCAAGACCCTGGCCGAATTCGGCCACGCGATCGAAGCGCTGGCCGCGCTCGGCGCCACCCGCGATGCCTGCGTGTTCGCCCTCGGCGGCGGCGTGGTCGGCGATCTGGCCGGTTTCGCTGCGGCCTGCTGGATGCGCGGCGTGGACTGCGTGCAGCTGCCGACCACGCTGCTGGCGATGGTCGATTCGTCGGTGGGCGGCAAGACCGCCGTCGACATCCCGGCCGGCAAGAACCTGGTCGGCGCTTTCCATCCGCCGCGCGCGGTGATCGCTGACACCCGCGTGCTGGCCACCCTGCCGCCGCGCGAGCTGCGTGCCGGCCTGGCCGAAGTGGTGAAGTACGGCGCGCTGGGCGATGCGGTGTTCTTCGAGTGGCTGCAGCAGCATGCCGATGCGCTGCTGGCCGGTGAGGATGCGGTGCTTTCCGAAGCCATCGCGCGCAGCTGCCGGCACAAGGCCGCCATCGTCGAGCGTGACCCGTTCGAGAAGGGCGAGCGTGCCCTGCTCAACCTCGGCCACACCTTCGGCCACGCCATCGAGACCGAACAGGGTTACTCGGCCCCCGGCCGCGATGCGCTGAACCATGGTGAGGCGGTGGCGGTGGGCATGGTGCTGGCCGCGCAGCTGTCGACCGACCTGGGCCTGGCCGACGATGCCGACCGCGCGCGCCTGCAGGCACTGCTGGAACGCCTCGGTTTGCCGGTGACGATCCCGGCCGGGCTGGACCCGCAGGCCCTGCTCGGCCGCATGCGGCTGGACAAGAAGAACGTGGCCGGCCGCCTGCGCCTGGTGCTGTGGCGGGGCATGGGCCGCGCCGAAGTGGTGCCGGACGTGGATGAGGCGGCGGTGCTGAAGGTGCTGTCGGTGCGGTAG
- the pdxH gene encoding pyridoxamine 5'-phosphate oxidase codes for MSDLYAEALSTFAGLFEEAKQSREVEPNAMTVATADTHGRPSARTVLLKAFDERGFVFYTHLDSHKGRELQANPQAALLFLWRSLREAGIQVRIEGRVEQVADAEADAYFASRPRMSQIGAWASQQSKTLATREEFDARVAEVEARFEGKEVPRPDGWSGLRVVPDRIEFWYGAQFRLHERWCYEAGAEGRWSKRLLYP; via the coding sequence ATGAGCGACCTGTACGCCGAAGCCCTGTCCACGTTTGCCGGCCTGTTCGAAGAGGCCAAACAGAGCCGCGAGGTCGAGCCGAACGCGATGACCGTGGCCACCGCCGATACGCATGGCCGCCCCTCGGCGCGCACCGTGTTGCTGAAGGCGTTCGACGAGCGCGGCTTCGTGTTCTACACCCACCTGGACAGCCACAAGGGGCGGGAACTGCAGGCCAATCCGCAGGCCGCGCTGCTGTTCCTGTGGCGCAGCCTGCGCGAGGCCGGCATCCAGGTGCGCATCGAAGGCCGTGTCGAGCAGGTCGCCGATGCCGAAGCCGATGCCTATTTCGCCAGCCGCCCGCGCATGAGCCAGATCGGTGCGTGGGCCTCGCAGCAGTCGAAGACGCTGGCGACGCGCGAAGAGTTCGATGCGCGCGTGGCGGAGGTCGAGGCACGTTTCGAGGGCAAGGAGGTGCCGCGTCCGGACGGCTGGAGTGGTCTGCGCGTGGTGCCCGACCGCATCGAGTTCTGGTACGGCGCGCAGTTCCGCCTGCACGAGCGCTGGTGCTATGAAGCCGGTGCCGAAGGGCGCTGGAGCAAGCGCCTGCTGTACCCGTAA
- the mdtD gene encoding multidrug transporter subunit MdtD yields the protein MPTSSSTYNRHRPLLWLVSLAIFMQMLDSTIVNTALPAMAASLGESPLQMQSVVFSYALAVATFIPASGWIADRYGTRRTFLLAIILFTLGSLACALAQHLHQLVGARVLQGIGGAMLLPVGRLAVMRSVPREDFLRAMSFIAIPALVGPLIGPTLGGWLVEIASWHWVFLINLPIGVIGFIAAMKIMPDHYASHRTRFDLRGYIMLAFAMVVLSLALDGISGLGTPHALVMLMTVAGLAALVGYWLHAANSTAPLFSLALFRVPSYRIGILGNLFSRIGSSAMPMLIPLLLQVGLGLGPMNAGLMMVPVAAAGMVSKQLAVKLVERFGYRRVLMVNTVLVGLAMASFILMTPGQHLALRLLQLAFFGAVNSLQFTVMNTVTLRDLDREFASSGNSLLSMVMMLAAGFGAAAAGSLLAAFGNHLDSTDATAALHATFLCVGAITLTSTMIFWQLPDTKPEPRQVEHVAE from the coding sequence ATGCCCACATCGTCATCGACCTACAACCGCCACCGTCCCCTGCTGTGGCTGGTGTCCTTGGCGATCTTCATGCAGATGCTGGACTCGACCATCGTCAACACGGCATTGCCGGCGATGGCGGCCAGCCTGGGCGAAAGCCCGCTGCAGATGCAGTCGGTGGTGTTCAGCTATGCGTTGGCGGTGGCAACCTTCATCCCCGCTTCCGGCTGGATCGCCGACCGCTACGGCACCCGCCGCACCTTCCTGCTGGCCATCATCCTGTTCACCCTCGGCTCGCTCGCCTGCGCGCTGGCCCAGCACCTGCACCAGCTGGTCGGCGCGCGCGTGCTGCAGGGCATCGGCGGCGCGATGCTGCTGCCGGTCGGCCGGCTGGCGGTGATGCGCTCGGTGCCACGCGAGGATTTCCTGCGTGCCATGAGCTTCATCGCCATCCCGGCGCTGGTCGGCCCGCTGATCGGCCCGACCCTGGGCGGCTGGCTGGTCGAGATTGCCTCATGGCACTGGGTGTTCCTGATCAACCTGCCGATCGGCGTGATCGGTTTCATCGCCGCGATGAAAATCATGCCCGACCACTACGCCAGCCATCGCACCCGCTTCGACCTGCGCGGCTACATCATGCTGGCCTTTGCGATGGTGGTGCTGTCACTGGCGCTGGACGGCATTTCCGGGCTGGGAACGCCGCACGCGCTGGTGATGCTGATGACCGTGGCCGGCCTGGCAGCACTGGTCGGCTACTGGCTGCATGCGGCCAATTCAACCGCGCCGTTGTTCTCGCTGGCGCTGTTCCGCGTGCCCAGCTACCGCATCGGCATTCTCGGCAACCTGTTCTCGCGCATCGGCAGCAGCGCCATGCCGATGCTGATCCCGCTGCTGCTCCAGGTCGGCCTGGGCCTGGGCCCGATGAATGCAGGCCTGATGATGGTACCGGTGGCGGCCGCCGGCATGGTCTCCAAGCAGCTGGCGGTGAAGCTGGTCGAACGTTTCGGCTACCGCCGCGTATTGATGGTCAACACGGTGCTGGTCGGGCTGGCGATGGCCAGCTTCATCCTGATGACACCGGGCCAGCACCTGGCGCTGCGGCTGCTGCAGCTGGCGTTCTTCGGCGCGGTCAATTCGCTGCAGTTCACCGTGATGAACACCGTGACCCTGCGTGACCTGGACCGCGAGTTCGCCAGTTCCGGCAACAGCCTGCTGTCGATGGTGATGATGCTGGCGGCCGGTTTCGGCGCCGCCGCAGCCGGCAGCCTGCTGGCCGCGTTCGGCAATCACCTGGACAGCACCGATGCCACGGCGGCGTTGCATGCCACCTTCCTGTGCGTGGGCGCGATCACGCTGACCTCGACGATGATCTTCTGGCAGCTGCCCGACACCAAGCCGGAACCACGGCAGGTCGAGCACGTCGCGGAGTGA
- the hemE gene encoding uroporphyrinogen decarboxylase, with protein sequence MPIVTSPLRNDRLLRALRREPVDCTPVWLMRQAGRYLPEYRATRAKAGSFLAMAKTPEIACEVTLQPLRRFPLDAAILFSDILTIPDAMGLELYFVEGEGPKFRHPVRDEAAIARLAVPDMEQDLGYVMDAVRLIRRELDGQVPLIGFSGSPWTLACYMVEGGGSKDFARIKAMALNHPQALHRLLEVTTEAVIAYLSAQRAAGAQALQVFDTWGGVLSPAMYREFSLRYLQRIAEGLERGQGSERTPLILFGKGTGLHLEALSQTGADALGLDWTLDLDEAMRRTGGRVALQGNLDPTTLYASPDAIAAAAARVLDTYAAGNGGSREGHVFNLGHGMSPDMDPAHVQVLVDAVHAHSQR encoded by the coding sequence ATGCCCATCGTGACCAGCCCTCTCCGCAACGATCGCCTGCTGCGCGCCCTGCGCCGCGAACCGGTGGATTGCACGCCCGTCTGGCTGATGCGCCAGGCCGGCCGCTACCTGCCGGAATACCGCGCGACCCGGGCCAAGGCCGGCAGCTTCCTGGCAATGGCCAAGACCCCGGAGATCGCCTGCGAAGTCACCCTGCAACCGCTGCGCCGCTTCCCGCTGGACGCGGCCATCCTGTTCTCGGACATCCTCACCATTCCCGACGCAATGGGCCTGGAGCTGTACTTCGTCGAAGGCGAAGGCCCCAAGTTCCGCCACCCGGTGCGCGATGAAGCGGCCATCGCCAGGCTGGCGGTGCCGGACATGGAGCAGGACCTGGGCTATGTGATGGACGCGGTGCGGCTGATCCGCCGCGAACTGGACGGCCAGGTGCCGCTGATCGGTTTCTCCGGCAGCCCGTGGACGCTGGCCTGCTACATGGTCGAAGGCGGTGGCAGCAAGGACTTCGCGCGCATCAAGGCGATGGCGCTGAACCACCCGCAGGCGTTGCACCGCCTGCTGGAGGTCACCACCGAGGCGGTGATCGCCTACCTCAGCGCGCAGCGTGCGGCCGGTGCGCAGGCGCTGCAGGTGTTCGACACCTGGGGCGGTGTGCTGTCGCCGGCGATGTACCGCGAGTTCTCGCTGCGCTACCTGCAGCGCATCGCCGAAGGCCTGGAGCGTGGCCAAGGCAGCGAACGCACGCCGCTGATCCTGTTCGGCAAGGGCACCGGCCTGCACCTGGAAGCACTGTCGCAGACCGGCGCCGATGCCCTGGGCCTGGACTGGACGTTGGACCTGGATGAAGCGATGCGCCGCACCGGCGGCCGCGTCGCTCTGCAGGGCAACCTCGACCCGACCACCCTGTACGCCTCGCCGGATGCGATCGCCGCCGCCGCCGCGCGCGTGCTCGATACCTATGCCGCCGGCAACGGGGGTTCGCGCGAGGGCCATGTGTTCAACCTCGGCCATGGCATGTCGCCGGACATGGACCCGGCCCACGTGCAGGTCCTGGTCGACGCGGTGCACGCACACAGCCAGCGCTGA
- a CDS encoding hybrid sensor histidine kinase/response regulator, translating to MVYLRAAMLLLVLLCCVSPVAAQPVPPSPRQVTVFDGLPSNTVNRMAEDRYGYLWIATNDGLARYDGRTYRVWRSEDGLRDNRIWTVLVDARNQLWIGTENAGLVRMSADRRQLHFYDRSSQPLMGTNTVWSLASTPDGSIWFGTHEGGLYRLDSHDRLQRFLPEPNNPRSLPSSSVPYLATLADGSLWIGTKHGVARWTGTDFERVGADVIPSPLINGLTTEPDGSLWISTMAGATVRRPDGRFEAPPWKLPPGEQVLGMMLRDEQGGHWLDTRTGLGRAVDGQYQTVPLYSAIARGPVRPNWTGTYEDREGGIWLASTNAGLWHLLPRWWQFSVLSRLEDDPSSLRNALVLGTSASRNGGVWTVGGHGALDRFDPRTGKVEQHRTWVNGMHWLTSVREDRHGQVWVGSTDALIRYDPQRRELRRWGREAGADAAMEGVVEALMTCDGDSLWLMLPSGLQQRDLDGHVQHQLDNGERGLQQGQLNLDVECGPQDHIWLASSRGLLQWLPDSGRFQPVPGAPATAIHALHVGRDGQVWLSEDGRLSRYRWSQGRLERQAVIGAEQGYPAISASGLVVDGQGVAWATSARGLVRVSADGQSVRLYGVHDGLPSQEFREHTLIAAADGHLVAGTPAGAVVFDPAQVRPSVRRAPLVIERVEVRRNEQVLDMTHDAPLQIADGDRDLRIVARLLSFADSASNTYRYRLAGYDPDWVEVGPAGERLFSRLAPGSYRLEVQARSADHVWSRVQSLEFRVQPPWWRSLSGLLVLASIALLLTSWFAWLYRRRLQRRHAYQLALHKQELAEQASAAKTRFLANLGHEIRTPMTGVLGMSELLLASPLDPQQRGYTQSIRHAGEHLLHLVNDALDLARIESGRLELQSKPFALSCLLQDLAALMGPLAAQKGLHFNLDNQLPAGLHATGDAMRVRQILLNLLSNAVKFTSRGTITLHARSDGDLRALHFEVRDTGPGISQEQQQRLFRRFEQADGARTAAQYGGSGLGLAICRELAQAMQGRIQVESQLGRGTCFGVTLPLPLVVDTDSETGAAADRDEATRLPPLRVLLVEDDATVADVMRGLLSARGHEVVHAGHALAALREISAGDFDVGLLDLDLPGLSGFELAQHLRNQGYMLPLLAVTARTDPDLQQQVEAAGIGGFLRKPVTGELLVEAIARVMGR from the coding sequence GTGGTGTATCTGCGGGCGGCGATGCTGCTGCTGGTCCTGCTGTGCTGCGTGTCGCCGGTTGCTGCACAGCCGGTGCCGCCGAGTCCGCGACAGGTGACGGTGTTCGATGGCCTGCCGTCCAACACGGTCAACCGCATGGCCGAAGACCGTTACGGCTACCTGTGGATCGCCACCAACGACGGCCTGGCCCGTTACGATGGGCGTACCTACCGGGTCTGGCGCTCGGAAGATGGCCTGCGCGACAACCGCATCTGGACGGTGCTGGTCGATGCCCGCAACCAGTTGTGGATTGGTACCGAGAATGCGGGCCTGGTACGGATGTCGGCCGACCGCCGCCAGCTGCACTTCTACGACCGCAGCAGCCAGCCTTTGATGGGGACCAACACGGTCTGGAGCCTGGCCAGCACGCCGGATGGCTCGATCTGGTTCGGCACCCATGAGGGCGGCCTGTACCGGCTGGACAGCCACGACCGCCTGCAGCGTTTCCTGCCCGAGCCGAACAACCCGCGCAGCCTGCCCTCATCGTCGGTGCCGTACCTGGCCACGCTGGCCGATGGCAGCCTCTGGATCGGCACCAAGCATGGTGTCGCGCGCTGGACCGGTACCGATTTCGAACGCGTCGGCGCTGACGTCATTCCCAGTCCGCTGATCAACGGGCTGACCACCGAGCCCGATGGCAGCCTGTGGATCAGCACCATGGCCGGTGCCACGGTGCGCCGTCCGGACGGTCGCTTCGAAGCACCGCCGTGGAAACTGCCGCCGGGCGAGCAGGTGCTGGGCATGATGCTGCGCGACGAGCAGGGAGGGCACTGGCTGGATACCCGCACCGGCCTGGGCCGCGCGGTCGATGGCCAGTACCAGACCGTGCCGCTGTACAGCGCGATCGCACGCGGTCCGGTCCGGCCCAACTGGACCGGCACCTACGAGGATCGGGAAGGCGGCATCTGGCTGGCGAGCACCAATGCCGGGCTGTGGCACCTGCTGCCGCGCTGGTGGCAGTTCTCCGTGCTGTCGCGCCTGGAGGATGACCCCAGCTCGCTGCGCAACGCGCTGGTGCTGGGTACCAGCGCTTCGCGCAATGGCGGCGTATGGACGGTCGGCGGGCACGGCGCGCTGGACCGCTTCGATCCCAGGACCGGCAAGGTCGAACAGCACCGGACCTGGGTCAATGGCATGCATTGGTTGACCTCGGTGCGCGAAGACCGCCACGGCCAGGTCTGGGTCGGTTCCACCGATGCCTTGATCCGCTACGACCCGCAACGGCGCGAGCTGCGCCGATGGGGGCGCGAGGCCGGCGCCGATGCCGCCATGGAAGGGGTGGTCGAGGCCCTGATGACCTGTGACGGCGACAGTCTCTGGCTGATGCTGCCTTCGGGCCTGCAGCAGCGTGACCTCGACGGACACGTGCAGCACCAGCTGGACAACGGTGAACGCGGATTGCAGCAGGGCCAGCTCAACCTCGATGTCGAATGCGGGCCGCAGGACCATATCTGGCTGGCCAGCAGCCGCGGACTGCTGCAGTGGCTGCCCGACAGCGGGCGCTTCCAGCCGGTGCCGGGCGCGCCGGCAACGGCCATCCATGCGCTGCATGTCGGTCGTGATGGCCAGGTCTGGCTGTCCGAGGATGGCCGCCTGTCGCGCTATCGCTGGAGCCAGGGCCGCCTGGAACGGCAGGCGGTGATCGGCGCGGAACAGGGATACCCGGCCATTTCCGCCTCCGGCCTGGTGGTTGATGGCCAGGGCGTGGCCTGGGCGACCAGTGCGCGCGGCCTGGTGCGGGTGAGTGCCGATGGCCAGAGCGTGCGTCTGTACGGCGTGCACGATGGTCTGCCCAGCCAGGAGTTCCGCGAACACACGTTGATCGCGGCGGCGGACGGCCATCTGGTGGCCGGTACCCCGGCCGGTGCGGTGGTGTTCGATCCGGCGCAGGTGCGGCCTTCGGTGCGGCGCGCGCCGCTGGTGATCGAGCGGGTGGAAGTGCGCCGCAATGAGCAGGTGCTGGACATGACCCACGATGCACCGTTGCAGATCGCCGACGGCGACCGCGACCTGCGCATCGTCGCGCGGCTGTTGTCCTTTGCCGATTCGGCGTCCAATACCTATCGCTACCGCTTGGCCGGCTACGACCCGGACTGGGTCGAAGTCGGGCCGGCCGGCGAGCGCCTGTTCTCGCGCCTGGCACCGGGCAGCTACCGGCTGGAAGTCCAGGCGCGCTCGGCCGACCACGTCTGGTCGCGGGTGCAGAGCCTGGAGTTCCGCGTGCAACCGCCCTGGTGGCGCAGCCTGTCCGGGCTGCTGGTGCTGGCGTCGATCGCCCTGCTGCTGACCAGCTGGTTTGCGTGGCTCTATCGCCGCCGCCTGCAACGCCGCCACGCCTATCAGCTGGCGTTGCACAAGCAGGAGCTGGCCGAACAGGCGTCGGCCGCCAAGACCCGTTTCCTGGCCAATCTGGGCCATGAGATCCGCACCCCGATGACCGGCGTGCTGGGCATGAGCGAACTGCTGCTGGCCTCGCCGCTGGACCCACAGCAGCGTGGCTACACCCAGTCGATCCGGCATGCCGGTGAGCACCTGCTGCATCTGGTCAACGATGCGCTGGATCTGGCACGGATCGAATCCGGGCGGCTGGAGCTGCAGTCCAAGCCGTTCGCGCTGAGCTGCCTGCTGCAGGATCTGGCCGCGCTGATGGGCCCGCTGGCGGCACAGAAGGGGTTGCACTTCAACCTGGACAACCAGCTGCCGGCAGGTCTGCATGCCACCGGCGATGCCATGCGGGTGCGGCAGATCCTGCTGAACCTGCTGTCCAACGCGGTCAAGTTCACCAGCCGCGGCACCATTACCCTGCACGCACGCAGCGACGGCGACCTGCGCGCGCTGCACTTCGAAGTGCGCGATACCGGACCGGGTATCAGCCAGGAACAACAGCAGCGCCTGTTCCGTCGTTTCGAACAGGCCGATGGCGCGCGCACCGCCGCACAGTACGGTGGCAGTGGCCTGGGACTGGCGATCTGCCGTGAGCTGGCGCAGGCGATGCAGGGCCGCATCCAGGTGGAGAGCCAGTTGGGGCGCGGCACCTGTTTCGGGGTGACGCTGCCGTTGCCGCTGGTGGTAGATACCGATTCCGAGACGGGCGCTGCAGCGGATCGCGATGAAGCCACGCGCCTGCCGCCGTTGCGGGTACTGCTGGTGGAAGACGATGCCACCGTGGCCGACGTCATGCGCGGATTGTTGAGTGCGCGTGGCCATGAGGTGGTGCATGCGGGGCACGCGCTGGCGGCGCTGCGTGAGATCAGTGCCGGTGACTTCGACGTCGGTCTGCTCGACCTGGACCTGCCGGGTCTGAGTGGTTTCGAGCTGGCCCAGCATCTGCGCAACCAGGGCTACATGCTGCCGCTGCTGGCGGTGACCGCGCGCACCGATCCGGACCTGCAGCAGCAGGTGGAGGCGGCCGGCATCGGCGGTTTCCTGCGCAAGCCGGTGACCGGTGAGTTGCTGGTGGAAGCGATTGCCAGGGTCATGGGGCGGTAG